One part of the Entelurus aequoreus isolate RoL-2023_Sb linkage group LG05, RoL_Eaeq_v1.1, whole genome shotgun sequence genome encodes these proteins:
- the sipa1 gene encoding signal-induced proliferation-associated 1-like protein 2 isoform X2 — MQSDDLFVRKFRRQNVRPPVATVNFDPKREVGVVEWPPRREGDGSNGDNLTPSRACLTLRAVGRGHIMQRSNSDVTLGDLDSGGKAGGKATRVVCEKVGVGAQGESVVLLHREYGSLSSLERQTQVQELGTADQGPLSPNALRFKDPFLLLGLQGNPPEPDGFFRGLSSALGDSPKPAKPPKPEGLIKKSKPVPPQIPQPGPCDNIGAWVRNFAHYDVQSILFDLTEAASNRDSIGRKKNITSGASAASQMRPLSQATPSSPAQGGGGNGGIVDDPEQSLLLDEGDGNDNELLLSCPHFRNETGGEEQVGLGRFPARRGFWLSPRTPNDAVSVLEEPRESHVQQQGKSNYFIEHADLGAHYYRKYFYMKEHQNFFGMDDRLGPVAISFRREEKEGTSGAQYNYRIIFRTTEMKTPRGSILEESVPSAARHTTPRGLSPKRLLEFIMPDLNLHCLRLASNSPKVRDTLLKLDEQGLNFQRKVGVMYCRAAQSSEEDMYNNESSGPAFEEFLELLGDRVRLKGWEKYRAQLDNKTDSTGTHSLYTRYQDYEIMFHVSTMLPYTANNTQQLLRKRHIGNDIVTIVFQEPGALPFTPKSIRSHFQHVFIIVQVHEPCTDNTYYRVAVTRSKDMPLFGPLFPKGARFPRSPAFRDFLLAKAVNAENAAEKSEKFRSMATRTRQEYLKDLAENYVTTTPIDSSTKFPLLSLGGKRKDKLKGAKGAELHSAGALVWAVMVDSADESEGEHKLPCLLGVSAESVVLIERYTRRVVFNCSCRDVIGWKAVTETKEGGPCLDIFYERGESVSISVMESQAEDLKEVVQRLELVTRGCEALEVTPLRDGVGQPGFLMNEEGFVTELQRFCYAESGGLQLWARVVRLCGHSLVHLSTEERTRLLRTAHKIHITVIPPDENGKPRRSFSELYQKAIKDAECKPGEDQSSEAWVLDEREEEEEREVKADGVTEVDVTEVQVASDEAAEHREQSEKEDTGSLLAPPSLPLLRATSLQDQRSDQDQESSQLTRSISLERHSSYGETCEGHVYCNVGLKDDHHIYENVGVLRDATPDLILAVKPKVPLEDEQFMAPDFGEDKASASDSSLSSLRLSCLDRAERNSRALSLHNSITKILSETTDSTEEEWQSIADLATACRSILEALSCEDRKAGDQSGTDQTDGKLNTKESDSPGHLEDKVSQLETMLKKLQDDLQKEKEDKAVLQAEVQSLRQNNQRLQEESQSTVARLIKVTELLCNVNKPC, encoded by the exons ATGCAGTCCGATGACCTATTTGTTCGTAAGTTTAGGCGGCAGAATGTACGGCCGCCGGTCGCCACCGTCAACTTCGATCCCAAACGGGAAGTGGGTGTGGTAGAATGGCCACCCAGGCGGGAGGGTGATGGGTCTAATGGAGACAACCTGACCCCAAGTCGAGCCTGTCTGACCCTACGGGCAGTCGGCCGAGGCCACATCATGCAGAGGAGTAACAGTGATGTGACTTTAGGAGACTTGGACTCTGGTGGGAAGGCTGGTGGGAAAGCAACGCGGGTGGTCTGTGAGAAGGTGGGCGTGGGGGCTCAGGGAGAGTCAGTTGTGCTGCTGCACAGAGAATATGGCAGTTTGTCATCACTGGAGAGACAGACTCAAGTCCAAGAGTTAGGAACTGCGGACCAAGGGCCCCTGAGCCCTAATGCCCTCCGCTTTAAAGACCCCTTCCTACTTTTAGGACTGCAAGGCAACCCTCCAGAGCCTGATGGGTTCTTTCGAGGTCTGTCTTCTGCACTGGGGGACTCTCCAAAGCCTGCCAAGCCTCCCAAGCCTGAAGGACTGATTAAAAAGTCCAAACCTGTGCCCCCTCAAATCCCTCAGCCTGGTCCCTGTGACAACATCGGCGCTTGGGTGAGGAACTTTGCACATTATGACGTCCAGAGCATCCTGTTTGACCTCACAGAGGCGGCCTCTAACAGAGACAGTATTGGACGCAAAAAGAACATCACCTCTGGGGCGTCCGCCGCTTCCCAAATGCGGCCCCTCTCTCAGGCCACGCCTTCCTCACCTGCACAAGGCGGAGGTGGCAATGGGGGAATTGTGGATGACCCTGAACAGTCGTTGCTGCTGGATGAAGGTGACGGCAACGACAACGAGCTTCTTCTCAGTTGCCCCCACTTCCGAAATGAGACAGGGGGAGAAGAGCAGGTGGGCCTGGGCCGATTCCCAGCAAGGCGGGGATTTTGGTTGAGTCCGCGTACCCCCAACGATGCTGTGTCGGTCCTGGAGGAGCCCAGAGAAAGTCATGTCCAGCAGCAGGGAAAAAGCAACTACTTTATAGAGCATGCAGATCTGGGGGCGCATTACTATCGTAAATATTTCTACATGAAAG AACATCAGAATTTCTTTGGCATGGATGATCGCCTCGGCCCGGTGGCCATCAGTTTCCGCAGAGAGGAGAAAGAAGGCACAAGCGGAGCTCAGTACAATTACAGAATCATCTTTCGCACCACAGAG ATGAAAACGCCACGAGGTTCCATCTTAGAGGAATCTGTACCCTCTGCTGCACGTCACACAACCCCACGAGGCTTGTCTCCTAAGAGGCTGCTGGAGTTCATCATGCCCGATCTTAACCTGCACTGCCTCCGCTTGGCCTCTAACTCCCCCAAAGTCCGCGACACCTTGCTGAAGCTGGATGAACAGGGG CTGAATTTCCAGCGAAAGGTTGGTGTGATGTACTGCCGGGCAGCACAGAGCTCCGAGGAGGACATGTACAACAATGAGAGCTCTGGCCCAGCATTTGAGGAGTTTTTGGAGCTGCTTGGGGACCGCGTGAGACTGAAGGGTTGGGAGAAATACAGAGCTCAGCTGGACAACAAAA CCGACTCAACAGGGACACATTCCCTCTACACACGCTACCAAGACTATGAGATAATGTTCCACGTGTCCACTATGCTGCCCTACACAGCCAACAACACCCAACAG TTGCTGAGGAAACGACACATTGGCAACGACATTGTGACCATCGTGTTCCAGGAGCCTGGCGCATTGCCCTTCACTCCAAAGTCTATACGCTCCCACTTCCAGCACGTCTTCATCATCGTTCAGGTTCATGAGCCCTGCACCGACAACACCTATTACAG GGTGGCTGTGACACGCTCTAAAGACATGCCATTATTCGGCCCGCTGTTTCCTAAGGGTGCTCGCTTCCCTCGCTCGCCTGCTTTCAGAGACTTCCTCCTGGCCAAGGCAGTAAATGCAGAGAATGCAGCAGAGAAGTCTGAGAAGTTTCGCTCCATGGCCACCCGCACGCGACAGGAGTACCTAAAAGACCTGGCGGAAAACTATGTGACCACGACGCCCATCGATTCCTCTACCAAGTTCCCGCTGCTCTCCCTGGGAGGCAAGCGCAAAGACAAGCTGAAGGGCGCCAAAGGGGCAGAACTGCACAGCGCTGGAGCGCTGGTGTGGGCTGTGATGGTCGACAGCGCGGATGAAAGCGAGGGAGAACACAAACTGCCCTGTCTGCTGGGCGTCTCGGCCGAGTCAGTGGTGCTCATAGAGAGGTACACGCGCAGGGTGGTGTTTAATTGCTCCTGCAGGGACGTCATTGGCTGGAAGGCGGTGACGGAAACGAAAGAAGGGGGCCCCTGCTTGGACATTTTCTATGAGCGTGGCGAGTCGGTGTCGATTAGTGTGATGGAGAGCCAGGCTGAGGATTTGAAAGAAGTGGTGCAGAGGCTTGAG TTGGTTACCCGGGGGTGCGAGGCTCTGGAGGTCACCCCCCTACGTGACGGCGTGGGTCAACCCGGCTTTCTGATGAACGAAGAGGGCTTTGTGACGGAGCTGCAGCGATTCTGTTATGCAGAGAGCGGCGGCCTACAGCTGTGGGCTCGCGTGGTGCGCCTGTGTGGACATTCCCTGGTGCACCTCAGCACAGAGGAGAGGACCCGGCTGCTCCGCACGGCACACAAGATCCACATCACTGTCATCCCACCGGACGAGAACGGCAAGCCACGCAG GAGCTTTTCTGAACTTTACCAGAAAGCAATCAAGGATGCAGAGTGTAAGCCGGGTGAGGATCAGTCCAGTGAGGCCTGGGTGCTGGACGagagggaggaagaggaggagagagaGGTGAAGGCGGATGGTGTCACTGAAGTGGACGTCACAGAGGTCCAGGTGGCGAGCGACGAGGCAGCCGAGCATCGAGAGCAAAGTGAAAAGGAGGACACAGGGTCGCTCCTTGCACCGCCAAGTTTACCTTTGTTACGAGCCACTTCCCTGCAGGACCAAAGGTCTGATCAGGACCAGGAGAGCTCACAGCTAACACGCAGCATCTCTTTAGAAAGACACTCATCTTACGGAGAGACCTGTGAGGG TCATGTGTATTGTAACGTGGGCTTGAAGGACGACCACCACATCTATGAGAACGTTGGAGTGCTTAGAGACGCCACACCTGATCTAATACTGGCAGTCAAACCCAAAGTTCCACTAGAGGACGAACAG TTCATGGCACCCGACTTTGGAGAGGACAAAGCTTCAGCGAGTGACTCGTCCCTCTCCTCCTTACGGCTGTCGTGTCTGGACCGCGCTGAGAGGAATTCACGAGCCTTAAGTCTTCACAACTCCATCACCAAGA TTCTCTCCGAGACGACGGATTCCACAGAAGAAGAGTGGCAGTCCATCGCTGACCTGGCCACAGCTTGCCGCAGCATCCTGGAGGCTTTGTCATGCGAGG ATCGTAAAGCTGGAGACCAGTCGGGAACAGATCAGACGGATGGCAAGCTGAACACAAAGGAGAG TGACTCTCCAGGCCACCTGGAGGATAAGGTGTCACAGCTAGAGACCATGCTGAAGAAGCTGCAGGATGACCTGCAAAAG GAGAAGGAGGACAAGGCGgtgctgcaggccgaggtgcagagccTGCGGCAGAACAACCAGCGGCTGCAGGAGGAGTCGCAGAGCACGGTGGCGCGCCTCATCAAAGTCACCGAGCTGCTGTGCAACGTCAACAAGCCCTGTTAA
- the sipa1 gene encoding signal-induced proliferation-associated protein 1 isoform X1, with translation MQSDDLFVRKFRRQNVRPPVATVNFDPKREVGVVEWPPRREGDGSNGDNLTPSRACLTLRAVGRGHIMQRSNSDVTLGDLDSGGKAGGKATRVVCEKVGVGAQGESVVLLHREYGSLSSLERQTQVQELGTADQGPLSPNALRFKDPFLLLGLQGNPPEPDGFFRGLSSALGDSPKPAKPPKPEGLIKKSKPVPPQIPQPGPCDNIGAWVRNFAHYDVQSILFDLTEAASNRDSIGRKKNITSGASAASQMRPLSQATPSSPAQGGGGNGGIVDDPEQSLLLDEGDGNDNELLLSCPHFRNETGGEEQVGLGRFPARRGFWLSPRTPNDAVSVLEEPRESHVQQQGKSNYFIEHADLGAHYYRKYFYMKEHQNFFGMDDRLGPVAISFRREEKEGTSGAQYNYRIIFRTTEMKTPRGSILEESVPSAARHTTPRGLSPKRLLEFIMPDLNLHCLRLASNSPKVRDTLLKLDEQGLNFQRKVGVMYCRAAQSSEEDMYNNESSGPAFEEFLELLGDRVRLKGWEKYRAQLDNKTDSTGTHSLYTRYQDYEIMFHVSTMLPYTANNTQQLLRKRHIGNDIVTIVFQEPGALPFTPKSIRSHFQHVFIIVQVHEPCTDNTYYRVAVTRSKDMPLFGPLFPKGARFPRSPAFRDFLLAKAVNAENAAEKSEKFRSMATRTRQEYLKDLAENYVTTTPIDSSTKFPLLSLGGKRKDKLKGAKGAELHSAGALVWAVMVDSADESEGEHKLPCLLGVSAESVVLIERYTRRVVFNCSCRDVIGWKAVTETKEGGPCLDIFYERGESVSISVMESQAEDLKEVVQRLELVTRGCEALEVTPLRDGVGQPGFLMNEEGFVTELQRFCYAESGGLQLWARVVRLCGHSLVHLSTEERTRLLRTAHKIHITVIPPDENGKPRRSFSELYQKAIKDAECKPGEDQSSEAWVLDEREEEEEREVKADGVTEVDVTEVQVASDEAAEHREQSEKEDTGSLLAPPSLPLLRATSLQDQRSDQDQESSQLTRSISLERHSSYGETCEGHVYCNVGLKDDHHIYENVGVLRDATPDLILAVKPKVPLEDEQFMAPDFGEDKASASDSSLSSLRLSCLDRAERNSRALSLHNSITKILSETTDSTEEEWQSIADLATACRSILEALSCEDRKAGDQSGTDQTDGKLNTKESDSPGHLEDKVSQLETMLKKLQDDLQKDNDPKHTAKEWLQDNFVNVPEWPSQSPDLHPMEHLWRDLKMAVHRRFHPT, from the exons ATGCAGTCCGATGACCTATTTGTTCGTAAGTTTAGGCGGCAGAATGTACGGCCGCCGGTCGCCACCGTCAACTTCGATCCCAAACGGGAAGTGGGTGTGGTAGAATGGCCACCCAGGCGGGAGGGTGATGGGTCTAATGGAGACAACCTGACCCCAAGTCGAGCCTGTCTGACCCTACGGGCAGTCGGCCGAGGCCACATCATGCAGAGGAGTAACAGTGATGTGACTTTAGGAGACTTGGACTCTGGTGGGAAGGCTGGTGGGAAAGCAACGCGGGTGGTCTGTGAGAAGGTGGGCGTGGGGGCTCAGGGAGAGTCAGTTGTGCTGCTGCACAGAGAATATGGCAGTTTGTCATCACTGGAGAGACAGACTCAAGTCCAAGAGTTAGGAACTGCGGACCAAGGGCCCCTGAGCCCTAATGCCCTCCGCTTTAAAGACCCCTTCCTACTTTTAGGACTGCAAGGCAACCCTCCAGAGCCTGATGGGTTCTTTCGAGGTCTGTCTTCTGCACTGGGGGACTCTCCAAAGCCTGCCAAGCCTCCCAAGCCTGAAGGACTGATTAAAAAGTCCAAACCTGTGCCCCCTCAAATCCCTCAGCCTGGTCCCTGTGACAACATCGGCGCTTGGGTGAGGAACTTTGCACATTATGACGTCCAGAGCATCCTGTTTGACCTCACAGAGGCGGCCTCTAACAGAGACAGTATTGGACGCAAAAAGAACATCACCTCTGGGGCGTCCGCCGCTTCCCAAATGCGGCCCCTCTCTCAGGCCACGCCTTCCTCACCTGCACAAGGCGGAGGTGGCAATGGGGGAATTGTGGATGACCCTGAACAGTCGTTGCTGCTGGATGAAGGTGACGGCAACGACAACGAGCTTCTTCTCAGTTGCCCCCACTTCCGAAATGAGACAGGGGGAGAAGAGCAGGTGGGCCTGGGCCGATTCCCAGCAAGGCGGGGATTTTGGTTGAGTCCGCGTACCCCCAACGATGCTGTGTCGGTCCTGGAGGAGCCCAGAGAAAGTCATGTCCAGCAGCAGGGAAAAAGCAACTACTTTATAGAGCATGCAGATCTGGGGGCGCATTACTATCGTAAATATTTCTACATGAAAG AACATCAGAATTTCTTTGGCATGGATGATCGCCTCGGCCCGGTGGCCATCAGTTTCCGCAGAGAGGAGAAAGAAGGCACAAGCGGAGCTCAGTACAATTACAGAATCATCTTTCGCACCACAGAG ATGAAAACGCCACGAGGTTCCATCTTAGAGGAATCTGTACCCTCTGCTGCACGTCACACAACCCCACGAGGCTTGTCTCCTAAGAGGCTGCTGGAGTTCATCATGCCCGATCTTAACCTGCACTGCCTCCGCTTGGCCTCTAACTCCCCCAAAGTCCGCGACACCTTGCTGAAGCTGGATGAACAGGGG CTGAATTTCCAGCGAAAGGTTGGTGTGATGTACTGCCGGGCAGCACAGAGCTCCGAGGAGGACATGTACAACAATGAGAGCTCTGGCCCAGCATTTGAGGAGTTTTTGGAGCTGCTTGGGGACCGCGTGAGACTGAAGGGTTGGGAGAAATACAGAGCTCAGCTGGACAACAAAA CCGACTCAACAGGGACACATTCCCTCTACACACGCTACCAAGACTATGAGATAATGTTCCACGTGTCCACTATGCTGCCCTACACAGCCAACAACACCCAACAG TTGCTGAGGAAACGACACATTGGCAACGACATTGTGACCATCGTGTTCCAGGAGCCTGGCGCATTGCCCTTCACTCCAAAGTCTATACGCTCCCACTTCCAGCACGTCTTCATCATCGTTCAGGTTCATGAGCCCTGCACCGACAACACCTATTACAG GGTGGCTGTGACACGCTCTAAAGACATGCCATTATTCGGCCCGCTGTTTCCTAAGGGTGCTCGCTTCCCTCGCTCGCCTGCTTTCAGAGACTTCCTCCTGGCCAAGGCAGTAAATGCAGAGAATGCAGCAGAGAAGTCTGAGAAGTTTCGCTCCATGGCCACCCGCACGCGACAGGAGTACCTAAAAGACCTGGCGGAAAACTATGTGACCACGACGCCCATCGATTCCTCTACCAAGTTCCCGCTGCTCTCCCTGGGAGGCAAGCGCAAAGACAAGCTGAAGGGCGCCAAAGGGGCAGAACTGCACAGCGCTGGAGCGCTGGTGTGGGCTGTGATGGTCGACAGCGCGGATGAAAGCGAGGGAGAACACAAACTGCCCTGTCTGCTGGGCGTCTCGGCCGAGTCAGTGGTGCTCATAGAGAGGTACACGCGCAGGGTGGTGTTTAATTGCTCCTGCAGGGACGTCATTGGCTGGAAGGCGGTGACGGAAACGAAAGAAGGGGGCCCCTGCTTGGACATTTTCTATGAGCGTGGCGAGTCGGTGTCGATTAGTGTGATGGAGAGCCAGGCTGAGGATTTGAAAGAAGTGGTGCAGAGGCTTGAG TTGGTTACCCGGGGGTGCGAGGCTCTGGAGGTCACCCCCCTACGTGACGGCGTGGGTCAACCCGGCTTTCTGATGAACGAAGAGGGCTTTGTGACGGAGCTGCAGCGATTCTGTTATGCAGAGAGCGGCGGCCTACAGCTGTGGGCTCGCGTGGTGCGCCTGTGTGGACATTCCCTGGTGCACCTCAGCACAGAGGAGAGGACCCGGCTGCTCCGCACGGCACACAAGATCCACATCACTGTCATCCCACCGGACGAGAACGGCAAGCCACGCAG GAGCTTTTCTGAACTTTACCAGAAAGCAATCAAGGATGCAGAGTGTAAGCCGGGTGAGGATCAGTCCAGTGAGGCCTGGGTGCTGGACGagagggaggaagaggaggagagagaGGTGAAGGCGGATGGTGTCACTGAAGTGGACGTCACAGAGGTCCAGGTGGCGAGCGACGAGGCAGCCGAGCATCGAGAGCAAAGTGAAAAGGAGGACACAGGGTCGCTCCTTGCACCGCCAAGTTTACCTTTGTTACGAGCCACTTCCCTGCAGGACCAAAGGTCTGATCAGGACCAGGAGAGCTCACAGCTAACACGCAGCATCTCTTTAGAAAGACACTCATCTTACGGAGAGACCTGTGAGGG TCATGTGTATTGTAACGTGGGCTTGAAGGACGACCACCACATCTATGAGAACGTTGGAGTGCTTAGAGACGCCACACCTGATCTAATACTGGCAGTCAAACCCAAAGTTCCACTAGAGGACGAACAG TTCATGGCACCCGACTTTGGAGAGGACAAAGCTTCAGCGAGTGACTCGTCCCTCTCCTCCTTACGGCTGTCGTGTCTGGACCGCGCTGAGAGGAATTCACGAGCCTTAAGTCTTCACAACTCCATCACCAAGA TTCTCTCCGAGACGACGGATTCCACAGAAGAAGAGTGGCAGTCCATCGCTGACCTGGCCACAGCTTGCCGCAGCATCCTGGAGGCTTTGTCATGCGAGG ATCGTAAAGCTGGAGACCAGTCGGGAACAGATCAGACGGATGGCAAGCTGAACACAAAGGAGAG TGACTCTCCAGGCCACCTGGAGGATAAGGTGTCACAGCTAGAGACCATGCTGAAGAAGCTGCAGGATGACCTGCAAAAG gacaacgaccctaagcacacagccaaggaatggcttcaggacaactttGTAAATGTCCCtgagtggcccagccagagcccagacttgcATCCGATggaacatctctggagagatctgaaaatggctgtgcaccgacgcttccatccaacctga